A single window of Nocardioides kongjuensis DNA harbors:
- a CDS encoding tautomerase family protein codes for MPFIRIDMFPGRTLEQKRELAEVLTREVSRIAKCKPETINFIFTDVSREDWGRNGYLFCDEYEYENDPEDAPADSSARDTSAPGS; via the coding sequence CCCGGCCGCACCCTCGAGCAGAAGCGCGAGCTGGCCGAGGTGCTGACCCGTGAGGTCAGCCGGATCGCCAAGTGCAAGCCCGAGACCATCAACTTCATCTTCACCGACGTCTCCCGCGAGGACTGGGGTCGCAACGGCTACCTGTTCTGCGACGAGTACGAGTACGAGAACGACCCCGAGGACGCGCCCGCGGACAGCTCCGCCAGGGACACCTCCGCGCCGGGCAGCTGA
- the pxpA gene encoding 5-oxoprolinase subunit PxpA encodes MVSLNSDMGEAFGIHSFGHDDALVKLIDTANVACGFHAGDPTGIRETVQKAAAAGITVGAHPGLPDLVGFGRREMKLQRDETADIVRYQVGSLVGFLDAEGLPLDHIKPHGALYGMAARDEEIMDAICDVAVQYEVPVFGMAGTAHERVADKRGVPFVAEFYVDLGYRADGSLIIARRPRATPVEEARARALKALIEGLATADTGEDFPMRVDSVCVHSDTPNAVEVTEAVRAVIDSLTPSAI; translated from the coding sequence ATGGTCAGCCTCAACTCCGACATGGGCGAAGCCTTCGGCATCCACTCGTTCGGCCACGACGACGCGCTGGTCAAACTCATCGACACCGCGAACGTCGCGTGCGGCTTCCACGCCGGCGACCCCACGGGCATCCGGGAGACCGTCCAGAAGGCCGCCGCCGCCGGCATCACGGTCGGCGCCCACCCCGGCCTGCCGGACCTGGTCGGCTTCGGCCGGCGCGAGATGAAGCTCCAGCGCGACGAGACCGCGGACATCGTCCGCTACCAGGTCGGTTCGCTGGTCGGCTTCCTCGACGCCGAGGGGCTCCCGCTCGACCACATCAAGCCGCACGGCGCGCTGTATGGCATGGCTGCCCGCGACGAGGAGATCATGGACGCCATCTGTGATGTTGCGGTTCAGTACGAGGTCCCGGTGTTCGGCATGGCCGGCACCGCGCACGAGCGCGTCGCCGACAAGCGCGGCGTCCCCTTCGTCGCCGAGTTCTACGTCGACCTCGGCTACCGCGCCGACGGCAGCCTGATCATCGCCCGCCGTCCGCGGGCCACACCTGTCGAGGAGGCCCGCGCCCGCGCGCTCAAGGCGCTGATCGAGGGACTCGCGACCGCGGACACCGGCGAGGACTTCCCGATGCGGGTCGACTCCGTCTGCGTCCACTCCGACACCCCCAACGCGGTCGAGGTCACCGAGGCCGTCCGGGCTGTCATCGACTCCCTCACCCCGTCTGCGATCTGA
- a CDS encoding acetyl-CoA carboxylase: MSEHSVTSPLPGVFYRCPSPGEPPFVEDGGTVDQGQVIGLVEIMKQFTEIRSEAAGVLSFEIEDLGMVEPGATIAVVKEG; the protein is encoded by the coding sequence ATGAGCGAGCACTCCGTGACATCGCCCCTCCCCGGTGTCTTCTACCGCTGTCCGTCCCCCGGCGAGCCGCCGTTCGTCGAGGACGGCGGAACGGTCGACCAGGGCCAGGTGATCGGACTGGTCGAGATCATGAAGCAGTTCACCGAGATCCGCTCCGAGGCCGCGGGCGTCCTCAGCTTCGAGATCGAAGACCTCGGCATGGTCGAGCCCGGCGCCACCATCGCCGTGGTGAAGGAAGGGTGA
- a CDS encoding acetyl-CoA carboxylase biotin carboxylase subunit, translated as MRKVLIANRGEIAVRIARAARELGIATVAVYSEADKNAVHRKVADEAIHIGPAPAGASYLSVPALLEAIKESGADGVHPGYGFLSENADFAEAVAAAGVTWIGPDAAAIRQMGDKVAARASAQAAGVPTVPGSDGEVHDLTEALAVAEVTGYPLAIKAGAGGGGRGIRVVQEESELAGAISTAQAEARAAFGSGAVYIERFVPRARHIEVQVFGDGERAVHLGVRDCSMQRRRQKVVEEAGDIDVPAEILAEMAGASVRLARSVAYTGAGTVEYLYDEERAEFYFIEMNTRIQVEHPVTEMVYGRDLVAEQLKVASGMPLSFTQEELVPRGHAIEVRINAENAANGFIPSPGRITRFEVPAGPFVRVDSGFVANSVVSPYYDSMIGKVIVWAEDRDRAIARLDRALRELTVEGVVTTAPFVKAIIDTDEFRKSNYHTTWLEGWMAEQERLGHGVCDG; from the coding sequence ATGCGCAAGGTCCTCATCGCCAACCGCGGCGAGATCGCGGTCCGCATCGCCCGGGCCGCTCGCGAGCTCGGCATCGCGACCGTGGCCGTCTACAGCGAGGCGGACAAGAACGCCGTCCACCGCAAGGTCGCCGACGAGGCGATCCACATCGGCCCGGCACCGGCCGGCGCCAGCTACCTCAGCGTCCCGGCGCTCCTGGAGGCCATCAAGGAGTCGGGTGCCGACGGCGTCCACCCCGGCTACGGGTTCCTCAGCGAGAACGCCGACTTCGCCGAGGCGGTGGCCGCGGCGGGCGTCACCTGGATCGGCCCCGACGCCGCCGCGATCCGCCAGATGGGTGACAAGGTCGCGGCGCGAGCCAGCGCCCAGGCGGCCGGTGTTCCCACCGTGCCCGGCTCAGACGGCGAAGTCCACGACCTCACCGAAGCCCTGGCGGTGGCCGAAGTCACCGGGTACCCGCTCGCCATCAAGGCCGGAGCCGGCGGCGGTGGTCGCGGCATCCGGGTCGTCCAGGAGGAGTCGGAGCTCGCCGGTGCCATCTCGACCGCGCAGGCCGAGGCCCGAGCGGCCTTCGGCAGCGGTGCGGTCTACATCGAGCGCTTCGTCCCTCGAGCCCGGCACATCGAGGTCCAGGTCTTCGGTGACGGTGAGCGTGCGGTGCACCTCGGTGTGCGGGACTGCTCGATGCAGCGCCGCCGTCAGAAGGTCGTCGAGGAGGCCGGCGACATCGACGTGCCGGCGGAGATCCTCGCCGAGATGGCCGGCGCCTCCGTGCGGCTGGCGCGGTCGGTCGCCTACACCGGCGCCGGCACGGTGGAGTACCTCTACGACGAGGAGCGCGCCGAGTTCTACTTCATCGAGATGAACACGCGCATCCAGGTCGAGCACCCCGTCACCGAGATGGTCTACGGCCGCGACCTCGTGGCCGAGCAGCTCAAGGTCGCCTCCGGCATGCCGCTGTCCTTCACCCAGGAGGAGCTGGTGCCCCGTGGGCACGCGATCGAGGTGCGGATCAACGCCGAGAACGCCGCGAACGGCTTCATACCCAGCCCGGGCCGGATCACCCGGTTCGAGGTACCCGCGGGTCCGTTCGTGCGGGTCGACAGCGGGTTCGTCGCGAACTCGGTCGTCAGCCCCTACTACGACTCGATGATCGGCAAGGTCATCGTGTGGGCCGAGGACCGCGACCGTGCGATCGCACGTCTCGACCGCGCGCTGCGCGAGCTGACGGTGGAGGGCGTAGTCACCACCGCACCGTTCGTGAAGGCGATCATCGACACCGACGAGTTCCGCAAGAGCAACTACCACACCACCTGGCTCGAGGGCTGGATGGCGGAGCAGGAGCGGCTCGGACACGGAGTCTGCGATGGGTGA
- a CDS encoding 5-oxoprolinase subunit B family protein: MGESRYSWGADEHLVVQIDEEMSLAANFKAMAISSALAAQGLDGIWDICPANASLLIRFDPDRLEPELLERTVRDIEASVGQEESPSIKTRLIEIPVWYDDPFTREVGAKFRDRHQRPEGTDLEYAMAELGLASVEEFVERHSGSPWIVSMVGFVAGLPFMFQMVPQERQIELPKYLRPRTETPRLTVGHGGCFACIYSVKGAGGYQMFGLTPLPIYDPAQRHEVFAESMVLFRPGDIVTFRPVQEQEYRELEAAVDRGESVYRIVDVEFELQSFLADPDAYNADLLGALDVR, from the coding sequence ATGGGTGAGAGCCGCTACTCCTGGGGGGCTGACGAGCACCTCGTCGTCCAGATCGACGAGGAGATGAGCCTCGCGGCCAACTTCAAGGCGATGGCCATCAGCTCGGCCCTCGCAGCCCAGGGCCTCGACGGGATCTGGGACATCTGCCCGGCCAACGCCTCCCTGCTCATCCGGTTCGACCCCGACCGACTCGAGCCCGAGCTGCTCGAGCGCACGGTCAGGGACATCGAGGCGTCCGTCGGTCAGGAGGAGTCGCCGTCGATCAAGACCCGGCTGATCGAGATCCCGGTCTGGTACGACGACCCGTTCACCCGCGAGGTCGGAGCGAAGTTCCGCGACCGTCACCAGCGACCGGAGGGCACCGACCTCGAGTACGCCATGGCCGAGCTCGGCCTGGCGAGCGTCGAGGAGTTCGTCGAGCGGCACTCGGGCTCGCCGTGGATCGTCTCGATGGTCGGGTTCGTGGCGGGCCTGCCGTTCATGTTCCAGATGGTGCCGCAGGAACGACAGATCGAGCTGCCCAAGTACCTGCGGCCGCGGACCGAGACCCCGCGCCTCACCGTCGGTCACGGTGGCTGCTTCGCCTGCATCTACTCCGTCAAGGGCGCCGGCGGGTACCAGATGTTCGGGCTCACCCCGCTGCCGATCTACGACCCCGCGCAGAGGCACGAGGTGTTCGCCGAGTCGATGGTGCTGTTCCGGCCCGGAGACATCGTCACGTTCCGGCCCGTCCAGGAGCAGGAGTACCGCGAGCTCGAGGCCGCGGTCGACCGCGGCGAGAGTGTCTACCGCATCGTCGACGTCGAGTTCGAGCTGCAGTCGTTCCTCGCTGACCCCGACGCCTACAACGCCGACCTGTTGGGAGCCCTCGATGTTCGTTGA
- a CDS encoding biotin-dependent carboxyltransferase family protein, translated as MFVEVVEPGLATTVQDLGRTGAYNVGIPPSGALDQRSARIANLLVGNPETAALLEAPYLAPKLSFDGPAVVAVTGASAQVLVNGEERPSWSAVRVDAGDVLSLGFVTAGARVYIAVAGGIDVPAVLGSRSTYVLGGLGGHDGRALVAGDRLPVGEAGGVPAGDQLLRTLPERYLPTWSREVDLRVVLGLYDYRLSAHSRDLLVESDWRLTPVADRTGFRYQGPQLDFIEREQPFGAGSDPSNIVDAGYPIGSIQVPSGSEPIVLHRDAVSGGGYAQIGTVISVDLDLVGQCAPGTVTRLVPVTLDDALKARAQARENLDEVRAVLAD; from the coding sequence ATGTTCGTTGAGGTTGTTGAACCCGGCCTGGCCACCACGGTCCAGGACCTCGGCCGTACCGGTGCCTACAACGTCGGCATCCCGCCGTCGGGTGCGCTCGACCAGCGTTCCGCAAGGATCGCCAACCTGCTGGTGGGCAACCCGGAGACGGCGGCGTTGCTCGAGGCGCCGTACCTCGCCCCCAAGCTGTCCTTCGACGGCCCTGCCGTGGTGGCCGTCACCGGCGCGAGCGCGCAGGTCCTCGTCAACGGCGAGGAGCGTCCCAGCTGGTCGGCCGTGCGGGTCGACGCGGGCGACGTGCTCTCGCTCGGCTTCGTGACCGCCGGCGCCCGTGTCTACATCGCCGTCGCCGGTGGGATCGACGTGCCGGCCGTTCTCGGCTCCCGCTCGACCTACGTCCTGGGTGGACTGGGAGGTCACGACGGCCGGGCCCTCGTCGCCGGCGACCGGCTTCCCGTCGGCGAGGCTGGCGGGGTGCCGGCAGGAGACCAGTTGCTCCGCACCCTGCCCGAGCGGTACCTCCCGACGTGGAGCCGCGAGGTCGACCTGCGCGTGGTGCTCGGGCTCTACGACTACCGGCTCTCGGCGCACTCGCGTGACCTCCTCGTCGAGTCCGACTGGAGGCTCACCCCGGTCGCCGACCGGACGGGTTTTCGCTACCAGGGACCGCAGCTCGACTTCATCGAGCGGGAGCAGCCGTTCGGGGCCGGCTCGGATCCCTCGAACATCGTCGACGCCGGGTACCCGATCGGGTCTATCCAGGTCCCGAGCGGATCGGAGCCGATCGTGCTGCACCGCGACGCCGTCTCGGGCGGCGGCTACGCCCAGATCGGCACGGTGATCAGCGTCGACCTCGACCTGGTCGGCCAGTGTGCTCCGGGCACGGTCACTCGGCTGGTACCTGTCACCCTCGACGACGCCCTGAAGGCGCGGGCGCAAGCGCGCGAGAACCTCGACGAGGTGCGCGCGGTCCTTGCCGACTGA
- a CDS encoding biotin-dependent carboxyltransferase family protein produces the protein MSAETVEIIDPGLQTTVQAWPGRLGLRAFGHAASGPMDHVSFRAANALVGNKPGAPGLEVPMIDLSIALLHDTQVAVTGPDGVRLLHNDIEAPMWETLDVRAGDVLTTVNTNGPGFRVYVAVAGGIDVPEVLGSAATSLVSGIGGVEGRALGRGDVLRCHGGPKVARRRLPESMRPRFTTDWEVEVIQGPHGQPDFLTAEDWETLTGTTWRVDLNSDRIGTRLHPHRFTWTRSDAGVWGGHPSNLLDTSYPAGGVLANGDVLTILGADSNTSGGFAVVATVPRCGLWKVGQVRPGRDRLRFREVTYDEARALNGRVDFSIDPARMTGKG, from the coding sequence ATGAGCGCCGAGACCGTCGAGATCATCGACCCCGGGCTGCAGACCACGGTGCAGGCGTGGCCGGGGCGACTCGGCCTGCGCGCCTTCGGCCACGCCGCCTCCGGACCGATGGACCACGTCTCCTTCCGGGCCGCGAACGCGCTGGTGGGCAACAAGCCCGGCGCGCCCGGCCTCGAGGTTCCGATGATCGACCTCAGCATCGCCCTGCTGCACGACACCCAAGTCGCGGTGACGGGGCCCGACGGCGTGCGCCTGCTCCACAACGACATTGAGGCGCCGATGTGGGAGACCCTCGACGTGAGGGCCGGGGACGTGTTGACCACCGTGAACACGAACGGGCCGGGGTTTCGCGTGTACGTCGCGGTCGCAGGCGGCATCGACGTCCCCGAGGTGCTGGGGTCGGCTGCCACGTCGTTGGTGTCGGGCATCGGCGGAGTGGAGGGGCGTGCTCTCGGCCGCGGCGACGTGCTCCGCTGCCACGGCGGCCCCAAGGTCGCGCGGCGCCGTCTCCCCGAGTCCATGCGTCCCCGGTTCACCACCGACTGGGAGGTCGAGGTCATCCAGGGCCCGCACGGCCAGCCCGACTTCCTGACGGCCGAGGACTGGGAGACGCTCACCGGAACGACCTGGCGCGTCGACCTGAACTCCGACCGCATCGGGACCCGTCTGCACCCCCACCGCTTCACCTGGACGCGCAGCGACGCGGGCGTGTGGGGAGGCCATCCGTCGAACCTGCTCGACACCAGCTATCCCGCGGGCGGCGTGCTCGCCAACGGCGACGTCCTCACGATTCTCGGGGCCGACAGCAACACGTCAGGGGGCTTCGCCGTCGTGGCGACCGTGCCGCGCTGTGGCCTGTGGAAGGTCGGCCAGGTCCGCCCCGGGCGCGACCGCCTCCGGTTCCGCGAGGTGACCTACGACGAGGCCCGGGCGCTCAACGGCCGGGTGGACTTCTCCATCGACCCCGCGCGCATGACTGGCAAGGGCTGA
- a CDS encoding 5-oxoprolinase subunit B family protein, whose amino-acid sequence MPSTSILRTLEDRPGRPTMWIRQAGDDQILVEYDITEEVLSLNFRVHALLQELSEHPVPGVLETSAGLRSVMVTFDPDAIDRERLMDELTAREAAAADLTSLVLRSRVLELPIAFDDEATRDAVNRYRITTRMDAPNVRDRDNVDYIVQYNGFADREAFFDRFLSTMWWTASIGYFPGLPSLLALDPLAQLSAPKYNPTRMWTPEGAVGIGGSAVVIYPMESPGAYELFGRTLPIWRPVTGDVDVTELQVFRPCDRVRFRRVSESDLRNLRLRAFEGSYPWQIVEEEFVVADYLDEVERTHDAAEVVARHRHEAAEGVEIP is encoded by the coding sequence ATGCCAAGCACGTCGATCCTCCGGACTCTCGAGGACCGGCCCGGGCGTCCCACCATGTGGATCCGTCAGGCGGGCGACGACCAGATCCTCGTCGAGTACGACATCACCGAGGAAGTGCTGTCGCTCAACTTCCGGGTGCACGCCCTCCTCCAGGAGCTGAGCGAACACCCGGTCCCCGGAGTCCTCGAGACGTCGGCCGGGCTCCGTTCGGTCATGGTGACCTTCGACCCCGACGCCATCGACCGTGAGCGGCTGATGGACGAGCTCACCGCTCGCGAGGCAGCCGCCGCGGACCTGACCTCCCTGGTGTTGCGGAGCAGGGTCCTCGAGCTGCCCATCGCCTTCGACGACGAGGCCACCCGCGACGCCGTCAACCGCTACCGGATCACGACCCGCATGGACGCACCGAACGTCCGCGACCGCGACAACGTCGACTACATCGTGCAGTACAACGGATTCGCGGACCGGGAGGCGTTCTTCGACAGGTTCCTGAGCACGATGTGGTGGACCGCGTCCATCGGCTACTTCCCGGGCCTTCCATCCTTGCTCGCGCTCGACCCCCTGGCCCAGCTGTCGGCACCGAAGTACAACCCCACCCGGATGTGGACGCCCGAGGGTGCCGTCGGCATCGGCGGCTCCGCGGTCGTCATCTACCCCATGGAGTCGCCGGGCGCCTACGAGCTGTTCGGACGCACCCTCCCCATCTGGCGACCGGTCACCGGGGACGTCGACGTCACCGAGCTCCAGGTCTTCCGGCCGTGCGACCGGGTCCGGTTCCGACGCGTCTCGGAGAGCGACCTGCGTAACCTGCGTCTGCGCGCCTTCGAGGGCTCGTACCCGTGGCAGATCGTCGAGGAGGAGTTCGTGGTCGCCGACTACCTCGACGAGGTCGAGCGCACCCACGACGCGGCTGAGGTGGTGGCGCGGCACCGGCACGAGGCCGCAGAGGGAGTGGAGATCCCATGA
- a CDS encoding PucR family transcriptional regulator: MPADVEAVAHAHRELVRVAVASHGTRGIAERVVSSVGGWVLLLDEHGGLRSSVPATARAHLPRIQTELTRFTAANQLSALTVSMPGESVAIRPVVTAGRARGFLAIGRAEPLDPIERSLVDTATYLMAEDLRRTDESRQAVRNDRRAVLQLMLDGDIVRARRTAATLRVPVPDGPMRVALLGVPRNHGAELLETAEEDQALRRIVTLSAELRPGRVAILLPEAEGDTRTLEAILRRVPHGRGAVSDSTDAAELPAAWARVRSVFRAALDDPGRLYEARDVTDAGLLRHLDGPDARAWAEATLAGLRALDKGSKVDFVQTLRTFLANNGRADASASALDIHRHTLRYRMSQLATALDRDLDDPTVRAELWIALQLVHE, encoded by the coding sequence ATGCCAGCTGACGTCGAGGCCGTCGCCCATGCGCACCGCGAGCTCGTTCGCGTCGCGGTCGCTAGCCACGGAACCAGGGGCATAGCCGAGCGTGTGGTGTCCTCGGTCGGCGGCTGGGTGCTGCTGCTCGATGAGCACGGGGGACTGCGTTCGTCGGTCCCCGCGACGGCCCGTGCCCACCTGCCGCGCATCCAGACCGAGCTGACCCGGTTCACGGCGGCGAACCAGCTCTCGGCGCTCACCGTGTCCATGCCGGGCGAGTCCGTCGCCATCCGCCCTGTCGTCACCGCCGGGCGGGCGCGTGGCTTCCTCGCCATCGGCCGGGCCGAGCCGCTCGACCCGATCGAGAGGTCGCTGGTCGACACGGCGACCTACCTGATGGCCGAGGACCTGCGCCGCACCGACGAGTCTCGACAAGCCGTGCGCAACGACCGTCGCGCCGTGCTCCAGCTGATGCTCGACGGCGACATCGTGCGCGCCCGCCGGACCGCCGCCACCTTGCGGGTCCCGGTTCCCGATGGGCCGATGCGGGTCGCGCTGCTCGGCGTCCCGCGCAACCACGGCGCCGAGCTCCTCGAGACGGCGGAGGAGGATCAAGCCTTGCGCCGCATCGTGACCCTCAGTGCCGAGCTCCGTCCGGGACGAGTCGCCATCCTGCTCCCGGAGGCCGAGGGGGACACCCGCACGCTGGAGGCGATCCTGCGTCGTGTCCCGCACGGCCGGGGGGCGGTGAGCGACTCGACCGACGCGGCCGAGCTCCCGGCTGCGTGGGCCCGGGTCAGGTCGGTGTTCCGTGCCGCCCTCGACGATCCCGGCCGGCTGTACGAGGCACGCGACGTCACCGACGCCGGGCTGCTGCGGCACCTGGACGGTCCGGACGCCCGGGCGTGGGCCGAGGCGACGCTCGCCGGGCTGCGTGCGCTCGACAAGGGCTCGAAGGTCGACTTCGTCCAGACCCTGCGGACCTTCCTGGCCAACAATGGGCGTGCAGACGCCTCGGCGAGTGCACTCGACATCCACCGCCACACGCTGCGCTACCGCATGTCGCAGCTGGCGACCGCCCTCGACCGCGACCTCGACGACCCGACCGTCCGGGCAGAGCTGTGGATCGCCCTGCAGCTCGTTCACGAGTGA
- a CDS encoding SRPBCC family protein, with product MTTLRSHAVLNVPAAEVWEVIRDVARIASWFPAMSSSTGDDRHRTVVLGDGSTLEEDIVTLDDTRRRLQYRAVGGDLPVTSHLGTVDVIDLDADRTIVVYSTEIEPADLAPAFDAAISEAVAGLSGFLDRGSRRQAATAHS from the coding sequence ATGACCACGCTTCGATCGCACGCCGTCCTGAACGTCCCCGCCGCCGAGGTCTGGGAGGTGATCCGCGACGTCGCTCGCATCGCCTCCTGGTTCCCCGCGATGTCGTCCTCCACCGGCGACGACCGGCACCGCACCGTCGTGCTCGGCGACGGCAGCACCCTCGAGGAGGACATCGTCACCCTGGACGACACCCGGCGCCGACTCCAGTACCGCGCCGTCGGCGGCGATCTCCCGGTCACGTCGCACCTGGGCACGGTCGACGTCATCGACCTCGACGCCGACCGGACGATCGTCGTCTACAGCACCGAGATCGAGCCGGCCGACCTGGCGCCGGCCTTCGACGCCGCAATCTCAGAGGCGGTCGCCGGGCTGAGCGGCTTCCTCGACCGTGGCTCGAGGAGGCAGGCCGCGACCGCTCACTCGTGA
- a CDS encoding purine-cytosine permease family protein translates to MPPLDIHDIEKSAHETQVGRWSLTMAWWALFSAMFWLYVATASTAAYGARSTFVGMVLAIVTFGVINRVLAAYALRTGSTVERISQALFGGVGSTLAALLIGITALYYGVFEGSVIAATLQTWFGGDIKLWYFICVAYAMPLAFGGVRNWLDRLNGFLLPFYCIGLVALVVASSIDRGYPSGWLSVTAPDSVVPGWAGSYLIYMGIWVMMLFTMDFAALGKAEDTRFHQRVTFGPFFYLCTFGINGLVGMYFVHAYGVEGTETGVVQGVTGSLGLAGVLLIVISQTRINTANYFLASNNLEVVLEKVAGIRLPHIAWVLICGALAYLFMLTDVLSYLLEALAYQGVLIMAWTGVVLVHVLLRGAGDDAASLARRRPTVGLFVTWVGSAAVGIVLLEQGSSALLATLSPAVTVALAVLGAVLVSQRSPKSAAEPAAVAS, encoded by the coding sequence ATGCCGCCCCTCGACATCCACGACATCGAGAAGTCCGCCCACGAGACCCAGGTAGGGCGATGGTCGCTCACCATGGCCTGGTGGGCGCTGTTCAGCGCCATGTTCTGGCTCTACGTCGCCACCGCATCGACCGCGGCGTACGGCGCACGAAGCACCTTCGTGGGGATGGTGCTCGCGATCGTGACCTTCGGCGTGATCAACCGGGTCCTCGCGGCCTACGCCCTGCGCACCGGCAGCACGGTCGAACGGATCTCGCAGGCCCTGTTCGGCGGTGTCGGATCGACGCTCGCGGCGCTGCTGATCGGTATCACGGCGCTCTACTACGGCGTCTTCGAGGGCTCGGTGATCGCGGCGACCCTGCAGACTTGGTTCGGGGGCGACATCAAGCTCTGGTACTTCATATGCGTGGCCTACGCCATGCCGCTGGCCTTCGGCGGTGTGCGGAACTGGCTCGACCGGCTCAACGGCTTCCTGCTGCCCTTCTACTGCATCGGACTGGTCGCCCTCGTCGTGGCGAGCTCGATCGACCGCGGCTACCCCAGCGGGTGGCTCAGCGTCACCGCTCCTGACTCGGTCGTTCCAGGCTGGGCCGGCTCATACCTGATCTACATGGGCATTTGGGTGATGATGCTGTTCACGATGGACTTCGCCGCGCTCGGCAAGGCGGAGGACACCCGGTTCCACCAGCGGGTCACCTTCGGACCGTTCTTCTACCTGTGCACCTTCGGAATCAACGGTCTGGTCGGGATGTACTTCGTCCACGCCTACGGTGTCGAGGGCACGGAGACGGGCGTCGTTCAGGGTGTCACGGGCTCGCTCGGCCTGGCGGGGGTCCTGCTGATCGTCATCTCGCAGACCCGGATCAACACCGCCAACTACTTCCTCGCCTCGAACAACCTCGAGGTCGTCCTGGAGAAGGTCGCCGGCATCCGCCTGCCCCACATCGCGTGGGTCCTCATCTGCGGTGCGCTGGCCTACCTGTTCATGCTGACCGACGTGCTGAGCTACCTGCTCGAGGCGCTCGCCTACCAGGGCGTGCTGATCATGGCCTGGACCGGTGTCGTCCTGGTCCACGTCCTGCTGCGCGGCGCCGGAGACGACGCAGCGAGCCTTGCTCGGCGCCGGCCGACGGTGGGCCTGTTCGTGACCTGGGTCGGATCCGCAGCGGTTGGCATCGTGCTCCTCGAGCAGGGGAGCAGCGCCCTGCTCGCCACACTCTCGCCTGCGGTCACCGTTGCACTCGCCGTCCTCGGCGCGGTGCTCGTGAGCCAGCGCTCGCCGAAGTCCGCAGCCGAGCCTGCCGCGGTGGCCTCGTGA